The proteins below come from a single Etheostoma spectabile isolate EspeVRDwgs_2016 chromosome 4, UIUC_Espe_1.0, whole genome shotgun sequence genomic window:
- the ora2 gene encoding olfactory receptor class A related 2 — translation MPSERFVRGMLYLSLTVVGVPGNVSIILAFLLLLYQENRLHPADVIVLHLACVNLLVVGVRCLLETLASFYLASVFGDVGCKAVIFVYRTSRSLSIWLTFVLSAYQCVSIAPPGSRWASVRTLVAQYLGFVFFFLWLFNTCMSSGAILYSLSTKNASSPTDYGINVEFCSLSFPSKLSKDAIGAIQVGRDVVPMALMTLASLIILVFLYKHSQQVQGLRSSSGSRGSGGAEQRAAKAVVALVTLYVILYGVDNGLWVYTLTVRKTMASSLISDLRIFFSSLYAAVSPMVIIVSNRKVNGRLRCAVHEKPVQEQATSISTM, via the coding sequence ATGCCTTCAGAGAGGTTTGTCCGTGGGATGCTCTACCTGTCCCTCACTGTTGTAGGAGTCCCGGGCAACGTTTCCATTATCCTGGCATTCCTCCTCTTGCTGTACCAGGAGAACCGCCTCCACCCAGCTGATGTCATTGTCCTGCACCTGGCCTGCGTCAACCTCCTGGTGGTTGGTGTTCGGTGTCTGCTGGAGACCCTGGCATCTTTCTACCTGGCCAGCGTCTTTGGAGATGTGGGCTGCAAGGCTGTGATCTTTGTCTACAGAACATCGCGCTCCCTCTCGATTTGGCTCACCTTTGTACTGAGTGCGTACCAGTGTGTGAGCATTGCTCCTCCTGGATCACGCTGGGCCTCCGTCCGCACCTTGGTTGCCCAGTATTTGGGCTTTGTGTTCTTCTTCCTCTGGCTCTTCAACACCTGCATGAGCTCCGGAGCCATACTCTACTCCTTAAGCACCAAAAACGCCTCCAGCCCAACAGACTATGGCATCAACGTAGAATTCTGCTCTCTTAGCTTTCCTTCAAAGTTGTCTAAAGATGCAATTGGGGCAATCCAGGTGGGCAGAGATGTGGTGCCCATGGCCCTCATGACCCTAGCCAGTCTGATCATCCTGGTCTTCCTTTACAAGCACAGCCAGCAGGTGCAGGGACTCCGCAGCAGCAGTGGGAGTAGGGGAAGTGGTGGGGCCGAGCAACGGGCTGCTAAAGCCGTGGTAGCACTTGTGACCTTATATGTGATTCTTTATGGGGTGGATAATGGACTTTGGGTGTACACTCTCACTGTGAGGAAGACCATGGCTTCCTCGCTGATCTCTGACCTGCGTATATTCTTCTCCTCACTCTATGCAGCGGTGAGCCCCATGGTCATCATTGTATCTAACAGGAAGGTGAATGGCAGGCTGAGGTGCGCAGTGCATGAGAAGCCTGTTCAGGAGCAAGCCACAAGTATTTCTACTATGTGA
- the ora1 gene encoding olfactory receptor class A-like protein 1: MDLCVTIKGVSFLLQTGVGILGNTVVLLAYAHLIYTEPKVLPVDLILCHLAFANLMLLLTRCVPQTMTVFGMSVLLNDPGCKVVIYVYRIGRALSVCITCMLSVFQAVTIAPAGPRVSKLKPSLPSLVLPTFAGLWLLNMAICIAAPFFSMAPRNGTVPAFTLNLGFCHVDFRDNLSYVINGVAVSGRDFAFVALMLGSSVYILLLLHRHSRKVRVLRRSQGGGAETRAAKTVITLVVLYVVFFGIDNIIWIYMLTVAKVSPVVADMRVFFSSSYASLSPYFIISSNKKIKAKIVCAAEQDQPSVDNQESRDK; encoded by the coding sequence ATGGATCTGTGTGTGACCATCAAAGGAGTCTCCTTCCTCCTGCAAACAGGTGTGGGCATCTTGGGGAACACTGTGGTGCTGCTGGCGTACGCCCACCTCATATACACCGAGCCTAAGGTTCTTCCTGTCGACTTGATCCTGTGCCACCTGGCCTTCGCCAACCTGATGCTGCTACTGACCCGCTGCGTCCCTCAGACTATGACTGTGTTTGGGATGAGTGTCCTGCTAAATGATCCCGGCTGTAAGGTGGTGATCTACGTCTACCGCATCGGCCGGGCTTTATCAGTCTGCATCACATGCATGCTCAGTGTGTTTCAGGCGGTTACTATTGCCCCCGCTGGACCCCGTGTGTCCAAGTTAAAGCCTTCACTTCCCTCCCTGGTCCTCCCTACCTTTGCAGGACTGTGGCTCCTCAACATGGCCATATGCATTGCGGCCCCTTTCTTCTCTATGGCTCCACGTAATGGCACCGTCCCTGCCTTTACCCTCAACCTGGGCTTCTGTCATGTGGACTTCAGAGACAACCTGTCCTATGTAATTAATGGGGTGGCTGTCTCTGGGAGGGATTTTGCCTTTGTCGCTCTGATGTTGGGCTCAAGTGTTTACATCCTGTTGCTTCTCCACCGCCACAGCCGAAAGGTGAGAGTGCTCCGACGCTCTCAGGGCGGTGGGGCAGAGACTAGGGCGGCCAAAACAGTCATCACCTTGGTGGTTCTGTATGTGGTCTTCTTCGGGATTGACAACATCATCTGGATCTACATGCTGACTGTGGCGAAGGTGTCACCAGTGGTGGCTGATATGAGGGTGTTCTTCTCCTCCAGCTATGCCTCCCTCAGTCCCTACTTTATCATTTCCTCCAACAAGAAGATCAAGGCGAAGATTGTGTGTGCAGCTGAGCAAGACCAACCGTCAGTGGACAATCAGGAGTCCAGAGACAAATGA